The Anomalospiza imberbis isolate Cuckoo-Finch-1a 21T00152 chromosome 7, ASM3175350v1, whole genome shotgun sequence genome has a window encoding:
- the WIPF1 gene encoding LOW QUALITY PROTEIN: WAS/WASL-interacting protein family member 1 (The sequence of the model RefSeq protein was modified relative to this genomic sequence to represent the inferred CDS: deleted 1 base in 1 codon), whose amino-acid sequence MPVPPPPAPPPPPTLALANTEKPSLSRSEQAGRNALLSDITKGKKLKKTVTNDRSAPILDKPKGSGGGGGFGGGGSGSGGGFGGGSGGGGFGGGGPPGLGGLFQAGMPKLRCTANRDADAGGGRPPVLPPGGRSAAAKPFSPPSGPPRFPGPPSGPRTAGPDPQRSRVPPPRPDAGSKPEAAPPPPVPSTPRPIASSLHNRGSPPVPGLSRQPSLGPSPPPFPGSRGAGSAVPLRQPGPGAAPPFSGRPPLPPTPGRPAEDKPPPPPPPPAGHRPPAAREASLPPPQNSKPPVPAAPRPALGAPAPPLPPSRPGPPPVPPAPAGGDEMPRLPQRNISLGSCPAPGGGRSGPLPPPPGERPPPPVRDPPGRSGPLPPPPPISRNGSTSRALPSTPQLPSRAGLDSQRGGARPPLPPDRPGSAAPPPPPPSAAVRNGFQDPGDDEWESRFSFHPISDLPPPEPYVPMNRSYPSKLARNDSRGGSVRKERGAPPLPPIPR is encoded by the exons ATGCCTGTGCCTCCCCCTCCAGCTCCCCCTCCACCCCCAACACTGGCCTTG gcaAATACTGAAAAGCCATCCCTAAGCAGGTCAGAACAGGCAGGGCGAAATGCTCTATTATCTGATATtaccaaaggaaaaaagctcAAGAAGACTGTTACTAATGACAGAAGTGCTCCAATTCTAGACA AACCCAAAGGATCTGGTGGAGGCGGTGGCTTTGGAggaggtggcagtggcagcGGCGGGGGTTTtggtggtggcagtggtggcGGTGGCTTTGGTGGTGGTGGACCACCTGGCCTTGGAGGCCTTTTTCAAGCAGGAATGCCAAAGCTCAGATGTACTGCAAATCGAGATGCTG ACGCCGGGGGAGGCCGGCCGCCCGTCCTGCCGCCCGGaggccgctccgccgccgccaaGCCCTTCTCCCCGCCGAGCGGCCCGCCGCGCTTCCCGGGGCCGCCCTCGGGGCCGCGCACCGCCGGCCCGGACCCGCAGAGGAGCCGCGTGCCGCCGCCGAGGCCCGACGCCGGCTCGAAGCCCgaggcggcgccgccgccgccggtgCCCAGCACGCCCCGGCCCATCGCCTCCAGCCTGCACAACCGGGGGTCGCCGCCGGTGCCGGGGCTGAGCCGGCAGCCCAGCTTGGGGCCCTCG CCCCCGCCCTTCCCGGGCAGCCGGGGCGCGGGGTCGGCCGTGCCCCTCCGGCAGCCgggccccggcgcggcgcccccctTCTCGGgccggccgccgctgccgcccaCCCCGGGCCGGCCGGCGGAGGACaagccgccgcccccgccgccgccccccgccgggCACcggccgcccgccgcccgggagGCGTCTCTGCCGCCGCCGCAGAACAGCAAACCGCCCGtgcccgccgccccccggcccgcccTCGGCGCCCCGGCGCCCCCGCTGCCCCCCAGCaggccggggccgcccccggtCCCGCCTGCCCCCGCCGGCGGCGACGAGATGCCGAGGCTGCCGCAGAGGAACATCTCGCTGGGGTCGTGCCCGGCGCCCGGCGGGGGCCGCTCCGGACCGCTGCCCCCGCCGCCCGGAGAGAGGCCGCCGCCGCCCGTCAGAGACCCGCCCGGCCGCTCAG GCCCGCTCCCACCGCCTCCTCCCATAAGCAGGAATGGAAGCACTTCGAGGGCTTTGCCCAGCACTCCCCAGCTGCCTTcccgggcagggctggacagccaGAGAGGCGGAGCACGACCCCCGCTCCCCCCCGACCGGCCGGGCTcggcagcgccgccgccgccaccacCTTCGGCGGCTGTCAGAAACGGCTTCCAGGATCCAGGTGATG atgaatgggaaagcagattttcttttcatccaATATCTGATTTGCCACCTCCAGAACCATATGTACCCATGAACAGAAGTTATCCCAGTAAACTAGCAAGAAATGACAGTAGAG